The following coding sequences lie in one Candidatus Nitrospira allomarina genomic window:
- a CDS encoding TVP38/TMEM64 family protein, which translates to MTFSLITDSKKKLLYIIAFFLLLYVIVTLTGLRSHLSPDVIQSLFFAYPVWGLVLFCLAFSFGNLLYVPGWIFLVGAVFALGKEWGGVATLLAAMRSSTISFLLIRAVGGTALRSFNHRWADRVFAHLDERPILSVAFLRLLFQTLPALNYALALADIRFRDYLVGTAVGLPLPIFLYCYFFELIFQHLLNR; encoded by the coding sequence ATGACGTTTTCTCTTATCACCGATTCTAAGAAAAAACTTCTTTACATCATTGCGTTCTTTCTCCTGCTGTATGTGATAGTTACACTGACCGGCCTGCGATCTCATCTATCGCCTGATGTCATTCAGTCACTATTTTTTGCGTATCCGGTTTGGGGTCTTGTGCTGTTTTGTCTGGCCTTCAGCTTCGGCAATCTGCTGTATGTGCCAGGATGGATCTTTTTAGTCGGGGCCGTCTTTGCGTTGGGGAAAGAATGGGGTGGGGTTGCGACTTTGTTGGCCGCGATGCGTTCTTCGACGATCAGTTTTCTCCTGATTCGTGCGGTTGGTGGAACGGCGCTTCGCAGCTTCAATCATCGGTGGGCCGACAGGGTTTTTGCCCATCTGGATGAGCGTCCAATTCTGTCGGTGGCGTTCTTGCGTCTGCTGTTCCAGACCTTGCCCGCTCTAAATTATGCCCTGGCCCTAGCGGACATTCGCTTTCGCGATTATCTGGTTGGAACTGCTGTAGGGTTGCCCCTTCCTATTTTTCTGTATTGTTATTTTTTTGAACTGATTTTTCAGCATCTTCTGAATAGGTAA
- a CDS encoding MOSC domain-containing protein: protein MTNGLQSEMGVIQSLWRYPVKSMRGEALSLAQVTDHGLVGDRAYAILDRADGKVATAKNPKKWPNMFAFQATFLEPSGDKESGSRIRITLPDGTMVTSEQQDLPQVLSKALNRKVTLALIEGGKVTGVQSPMPETWIAQSEEYWPDMDGREKRDTVTDFSLPTGTFFDAAMVHLLSTGTLNQLREAYPEGRFEVPRFRPNIVVDTGVDKQGFIEQGWIGQTLGIGENVRLKIAGSCGRCVMTTLAQGELPKDPGILRTAVQHNLGNVGVYASVMQGGAIRIGDGIRLEK, encoded by the coding sequence GTGACAAACGGTTTGCAATCCGAAATGGGAGTTATTCAGTCGTTGTGGCGCTATCCAGTCAAGTCGATGAGAGGTGAGGCCTTGTCCCTTGCTCAGGTTACTGATCATGGACTTGTCGGAGATCGTGCCTATGCCATCCTGGATCGTGCCGATGGCAAAGTGGCCACAGCCAAAAATCCCAAAAAATGGCCCAATATGTTTGCCTTTCAGGCAACATTCCTGGAGCCGTCTGGAGATAAAGAATCCGGATCTCGCATCCGCATCACGCTGCCTGACGGCACAATGGTTACCAGTGAGCAACAGGATCTGCCTCAGGTCCTTTCCAAAGCTCTGAACCGTAAGGTCACTCTGGCGCTCATCGAGGGTGGGAAGGTGACCGGCGTCCAATCACCCATGCCTGAAACCTGGATTGCGCAGTCTGAGGAATACTGGCCTGACATGGATGGTCGGGAGAAACGGGATACCGTGACGGATTTCTCTCTTCCGACCGGCACGTTTTTCGATGCCGCAATGGTACACCTTTTGTCCACCGGCACGCTTAATCAGCTTCGTGAAGCGTATCCGGAAGGGCGTTTTGAGGTGCCGCGGTTTCGGCCGAACATTGTTGTGGACACTGGAGTTGATAAGCAAGGCTTTATCGAACAGGGGTGGATTGGTCAGACGCTAGGCATTGGGGAAAACGTGCGATTGAAGATTGCCGGCTCATGTGGTCGGTGTGTCATGACCACGCTCGCGCAGGGAGAACTTCCAAAGGACCCCGGGATTTTACGCACGGCGGTCCAACACAATCTTGGCAATGTCGGGGTCTATGCTTCAGTCATGCAGGGCGGCGCAATTCGAATCGGGGATGGTATACGTTTGGAAAAATGA